In a single window of the Streptomyces sp. NBC_00353 genome:
- a CDS encoding response regulator transcription factor, translated as MRVVIAEDSVLLREGLTRLLTDLGHDVVAGVGDAEALIKTVGDLAEQGELPDVVVADVRMPPTHTDEGVRAAVRLRKEYPGIGVLVLSQYVEEQYATELLAGSSRGVGYLLKDRVAEVREFVDAVVRVAQGGTALDPEVVAQLLGRSRKQDVLAGLTPREREVLGLMAEGRTNSAVAKQLVVSDGAVEKHVSNIFLKLGLSPSEGDHRRVLAVLTYLNS; from the coding sequence GTGCGAGTGGTCATTGCCGAGGATTCGGTACTGCTCCGGGAGGGGCTCACCCGATTGCTGACCGATCTCGGGCATGACGTCGTCGCGGGGGTGGGGGACGCCGAGGCTCTGATCAAGACCGTGGGCGATCTTGCCGAGCAGGGCGAGCTGCCCGATGTGGTCGTCGCTGATGTGCGGATGCCGCCGACCCACACCGACGAGGGCGTGCGGGCAGCGGTGCGGCTGCGCAAGGAATACCCCGGCATCGGGGTCCTGGTCCTTTCGCAGTACGTCGAGGAGCAGTACGCCACCGAGTTGCTGGCCGGCAGCAGCCGTGGTGTGGGCTATCTGCTGAAGGACCGGGTGGCGGAGGTCCGTGAGTTCGTGGACGCCGTGGTCCGGGTGGCGCAGGGCGGCACGGCACTGGACCCTGAAGTTGTGGCTCAGCTGCTGGGCCGGAGCCGTAAGCAGGACGTCCTGGCCGGGCTGACGCCGCGCGAGCGCGAGGTGCTCGGTCTGATGGCGGAGGGGCGGACCAACTCGGCGGTCGCGAAGCAGCTGGTCGTGAGCGACGGCGCGGTGGAGAAGCACGTCAGCAACATCTTCCTGAAGCTCGGCCTGTCGCCCAGTGAGGGGGATCACCGACGGGTGCTGGCCGTTCTGACCTACCTCAACTCCTGA
- a CDS encoding 2-oxoacid:acceptor oxidoreductase subunit alpha, which yields MTSQVSSPADQADEANDADQASEAVLGEQRAPQPTEPGAGEKEIRRLDRVIIRFAGDSGDGMQLTGDRFTSETASFGNDLSTLPNFPAEIRAPAGTLPGVSSFQLHFADHDILTPGDAPNVLVAMNPAALKANIGDVPRGAEIIVNTDEFTKRPMAKVGYETSPLEDGSLQAYSVHPVPLTTLTIEALKEFGLSRKEAERSKNMFALGLLSWMYHRPTDGTEAFLRAKFAKKPQIAEANVAAFRAGWNFGETTEDFAVSYEVAPASHTFPTGTYRNISGNLALSYGLIAASRQADLPLYLGSYPITPASDILHELSKHKNFGVRTFQAEDEIAGIGAALGAAFGGSLAVTTTSGPGVALKSETIGLAVSLELPLLVIDIQRGGPSTGLPTKTEQADLLQAMYGRNGEAPVPIVAPRTPADCFDAAIDAARIALTYRTPVFLLSDGYLANGSEPWRIPDIDELPDLRVQFATGPNHELADGTEVFWPYKRDQHTLARPWAVPGTPGLEHRIGGIEKQDGTGNISYDPANHDFMVRTRQAKVDGIEVPDLEVDDPAGARTLVLGWGSTYGPITAAVRRLRAGGHPIAQAHLRHLNPFPRNLGEVLKRYDKVVVPEMNLGQLAALVRAKYLVDAHSYNQVNGMPFKAEQLATALKEAIDA from the coding sequence GTGACCAGCCAGGTCAGTAGCCCAGCCGACCAGGCCGATGAGGCCAATGACGCCGATCAGGCCAGTGAGGCTGTTCTCGGGGAGCAGCGAGCCCCCCAGCCCACAGAACCGGGCGCCGGCGAGAAAGAGATCCGCCGCCTGGACCGGGTGATCATTCGCTTCGCGGGTGACTCCGGAGACGGTATGCAGCTCACCGGTGACCGGTTCACCTCGGAGACGGCGTCGTTCGGGAACGACCTGTCGACGCTGCCGAACTTCCCGGCCGAGATCCGGGCCCCCGCAGGCACCCTGCCGGGCGTCTCGTCGTTCCAGTTGCACTTCGCCGACCATGACATCCTCACGCCGGGCGACGCCCCGAACGTGCTGGTCGCGATGAACCCCGCCGCGCTGAAGGCGAACATCGGCGATGTGCCGCGCGGTGCCGAAATCATCGTCAACACGGATGAGTTCACCAAACGCCCGATGGCGAAGGTGGGCTACGAGACCAGTCCGCTGGAGGACGGCTCGCTGCAGGCGTACAGCGTCCATCCGGTGCCGCTGACGACGCTGACGATCGAGGCGCTGAAGGAGTTCGGGCTCTCCCGCAAGGAGGCCGAGCGCTCGAAGAACATGTTCGCGCTCGGGCTGCTCTCCTGGATGTACCACCGGCCGACCGACGGCACCGAGGCGTTCCTGCGGGCGAAGTTCGCCAAGAAGCCGCAGATCGCCGAGGCGAACGTGGCCGCGTTCCGGGCGGGCTGGAATTTCGGTGAGACGACCGAGGACTTCGCGGTCAGCTACGAGGTGGCACCCGCCTCGCACACCTTCCCCACCGGTACGTACCGGAACATCTCCGGGAACCTCGCCCTGTCGTACGGGCTGATCGCCGCGAGCCGGCAGGCGGATCTGCCGCTCTACCTGGGCTCGTACCCGATCACCCCGGCCTCCGACATCCTGCACGAGCTCAGCAAGCACAAGAACTTCGGCGTCCGCACCTTCCAGGCGGAGGACGAGATCGCGGGCATCGGTGCCGCGCTCGGCGCGGCGTTCGGTGGCTCGCTCGCCGTGACGACGACGTCCGGGCCCGGCGTGGCCCTGAAGTCGGAGACCATCGGTCTCGCCGTCTCGCTCGAACTGCCGCTGCTCGTCATCGACATCCAGCGCGGTGGCCCGTCCACCGGCCTGCCCACCAAGACCGAGCAGGCGGACCTGCTCCAGGCGATGTACGGTCGCAACGGCGAGGCGCCGGTGCCGATCGTGGCGCCGAGGACCCCGGCCGACTGCTTCGACGCCGCGATCGACGCGGCCCGGATCGCGCTGACGTACCGCACACCGGTCTTCCTGCTCTCGGACGGCTATCTCGCCAACGGCTCCGAGCCGTGGCGGATCCCGGACATCGACGAACTTCCGGATCTGCGCGTGCAGTTCGCCACCGGGCCCAACCATGAGCTGGCCGACGGCACCGAGGTGTTCTGGCCGTACAAGCGCGACCAGCACACCCTGGCCCGCCCGTGGGCCGTCCCCGGTACCCCCGGTCTCGAACACCGCATCGGCGGCATCGAGAAGCAGGACGGCACCGGAAACATCTCGTACGACCCGGCGAACCACGACTTCATGGTCCGCACCCGCCAGGCGAAGGTCGACGGCATCGAGGTCCCCGACCTGGAGGTCGACGACCCGGCCGGCGCCCGGACCCTGGTCCTGGGCTGGGGCTCCACGTACGGCCCGATCACCGCCGCCGTCCGCCGGCTGCGCGCCGGCGGGCATCCGATCGCCCAGGCTCATCTGCGCCATCTCAACCCCTTCCCGAGGAATCTCGGCGAGGTGTTGAAGCGTTACGACAAGGTGGTCGTCCCGGAGATGAACCTCGGCCAGCTGGCTGCGCTCGTCCGGGCGAAGTATCTGGTCGACGCCCACAGTTACAACCAGGTCAACGGTATGCCGTTCAAGGCCGAGCAGCTCGCCACAGCTCTCAAGGAGGCCATCGATGCCTAA
- a CDS encoding sensor histidine kinase, with protein MTMSPPVPDGDRLPPARFALDPWTWKEISYLLSNLPMALAGFVYTVFMIGVGVGLSVTVIGLPLLAAGLQGARLLGRAERGRARGLLGIRIDEPSSVALARHDQGFFPWLWSSLKDPVGWRAVLYSFIRLPWGVLTFTVTLVSLFVLWPVLPFTARLLTNADRAMARGLLSPSDELERRIAELESDRGVVVDTAAADLRRIERDLHDGAQARLVALAMGLGLAKEKLTEDPEAAARMVDEAHGEVKVALQELRDLARGIHPAVLTDRGLDAALSAIASRCTVPVRVGVDLPGRPAEAIEGIAYFTVSELLQNVSKHSGARSASVEVWRSAERLLIRVSDDGRGGARMDGGTGMSGLAERLGAVDGLFVLDSPAGGPTTVTAELPWRDRDPRRGPDRDRGRDGAGAAERR; from the coding sequence ATGACCATGAGCCCCCCGGTGCCCGACGGCGACCGGCTGCCGCCCGCCCGCTTCGCCCTCGATCCGTGGACGTGGAAGGAGATCTCTTATCTCCTGTCCAACCTGCCGATGGCTCTTGCCGGGTTTGTTTACACAGTGTTCATGATCGGTGTCGGCGTGGGGCTTTCGGTCACGGTGATCGGTCTGCCGCTGCTGGCCGCCGGGCTGCAGGGTGCGCGGCTGCTCGGCCGGGCCGAGCGGGGCCGGGCCCGGGGGCTGCTCGGGATACGGATCGACGAGCCGAGCTCGGTGGCGCTGGCCCGTCATGACCAGGGCTTCTTTCCGTGGCTGTGGTCGAGTCTCAAGGATCCGGTGGGCTGGCGCGCGGTGCTGTACTCGTTCATCCGGCTGCCCTGGGGCGTGCTCACGTTCACGGTGACGTTGGTGAGTCTGTTCGTTCTGTGGCCCGTGCTGCCCTTCACCGCGCGTCTGCTCACCAATGCGGACCGGGCGATGGCGCGCGGGCTGCTCTCGCCGTCGGACGAGCTGGAGCGCCGGATCGCCGAGCTGGAGTCGGACCGCGGGGTGGTCGTGGACACGGCCGCCGCCGACCTGCGGCGCATCGAGCGCGATCTGCACGACGGCGCCCAGGCCCGCCTCGTCGCCCTGGCCATGGGGCTCGGTCTGGCGAAGGAGAAGCTCACCGAGGACCCGGAGGCAGCCGCCCGCATGGTCGACGAGGCGCACGGCGAGGTGAAGGTCGCCCTCCAGGAGCTCCGCGATCTCGCCCGCGGCATCCACCCGGCCGTCCTCACCGACCGCGGCCTGGACGCCGCGCTCTCCGCCATCGCCTCCCGCTGCACCGTCCCGGTGCGGGTGGGGGTGGACCTGCCGGGGCGCCCGGCGGAGGCGATCGAGGGCATCGCCTACTTCACCGTCTCCGAGCTGCTGCAGAACGTGAGCAAACACAGCGGGGCGCGCTCGGCGTCCGTCGAGGTCTGGCGGTCGGCGGAGCGGCTGCTGATCCGGGTCAGCGACGACGGCCGGGGCGGGGCGCGGATGGACGGCGGTACGGGGATGTCGGGGCTGGCGGAGCGGCTGGGAGCGGTCGACGGGCTGTTCGTCCTCGACTCGCCGGCCGGCGGGCCGACGACGGTCACCGCGGAGCTGCCCTGGCGGGACCGGGACCCGAGGCGGGGCCCGGACCGGGACCGGGGTCGGGACGGCGCGGGCGCCGCTGAGCGCCGTTAG
- a CDS encoding sensor histidine kinase, translated as MATAYGPDTRDHQRSGAGPGNNPPAKHFFPAVLRAPLEARTWREFGYLLLSLPISVVLFSFAITMTSLGAGLLITFLGIPVLALGLAMCRGFGVMERARARGLLKLEVAEPAPVRGRTGGLMSWVGAVLKSGVSWRHLLYALLHFPWAVFAFTVSLTFWVYGWAAFTYPLWQWVFPAYVGVDGVQLYGDATHNVYLDSSFELTATSAFGLVLVLLTPWIIRGLAAVDRVMVYGLLGPSRLASRVVELESDRGVVVDTAAADLRRIERDLHDGAQARLVALAMDLGLAKEKLAEDPEAAARMVDEAHGEVKVALQELRDLARGIHPAVLTDRGLDAALSAIASRCTVPVTVEVDLASRPAQAIEGIAYFTVSELLQNVSKHAQATRATVDVWRTADRLLLQVTDNGRGGADLSAGSGLAGLAERLGAVDGVLVVDSPVGGPTRLTAELPWRG; from the coding sequence ATGGCCACGGCATACGGACCGGACACTCGGGACCATCAGCGGTCCGGTGCCGGCCCCGGGAACAACCCCCCGGCGAAGCACTTCTTCCCGGCGGTGCTGCGCGCGCCGCTGGAGGCGAGGACCTGGCGCGAGTTCGGCTATCTGCTGCTGAGTCTGCCGATCAGCGTGGTGCTCTTCAGCTTCGCGATCACCATGACGTCGCTGGGCGCGGGCCTGCTGATCACCTTCCTCGGCATTCCGGTCCTAGCCCTCGGTCTGGCGATGTGCCGCGGCTTCGGCGTGATGGAGCGGGCCCGGGCGCGGGGGCTGCTGAAGCTGGAGGTGGCGGAGCCGGCGCCGGTGCGCGGCAGGACGGGCGGCCTGATGTCGTGGGTGGGGGCGGTCCTGAAGAGCGGGGTGTCCTGGCGGCATCTGCTCTACGCGCTGCTGCACTTCCCGTGGGCGGTCTTCGCCTTCACCGTGTCGTTGACGTTCTGGGTGTACGGGTGGGCGGCGTTCACCTATCCGCTGTGGCAGTGGGTGTTCCCTGCGTACGTGGGGGTCGACGGCGTACAGCTGTACGGCGACGCCACGCACAACGTCTATCTCGACTCGTCGTTCGAGCTGACCGCGACCAGCGCGTTCGGTCTGGTTCTCGTCCTCCTCACCCCGTGGATCATCCGCGGTCTGGCGGCCGTGGACCGGGTGATGGTGTACGGGCTGCTCGGGCCGTCGCGGCTGGCGTCGCGCGTCGTCGAGCTGGAGTCGGACCGCGGGGTGGTCGTGGACACGGCCGCCGCCGACCTGCGGCGTATCGAGCGCGATCTGCACGACGGCGCCCAGGCCCGCCTCGTCGCCCTGGCGATGGATCTGGGTCTGGCGAAGGAGAAGCTCGCCGAGGACCCGGAGGCGGCCGCCCGCATGGTCGACGAGGCGCACGGTGAGGTGAAGGTCGCCCTCCAGGAGCTCCGCGATCTCGCCCGCGGCATCCACCCGGCCGTCCTCACCGACCGCGGCCTGGACGCCGCGCTCTCCGCCATCGCCTCCCGCTGCACCGTCCCGGTGACGGTCGAGGTGGACCTGGCGTCCCGGCCCGCGCAGGCCATCGAGGGCATCGCCTACTTCACCGTCTCCGAACTGCTGCAGAACGTCAGCAAGCACGCGCAGGCGACGCGTGCGACGGTCGATGTGTGGCGTACGGCCGACCGGCTGCTGCTCCAGGTCACCGACAACGGGCGGGGCGGTGCGGATCTGTCGGCGGGCAGCGGTCTCGCCGGCCTGGCCGAGCGGCTGGGGGCGGTAGACGGCGTTCTTGTCGTCGATTCCCCGGTGGGCGGCCCGACGAGGCTCACGGCCGAGCTCCCCTGGCGTGGCTGA